In the genome of Oryzias melastigma strain HK-1 linkage group LG4, ASM292280v2, whole genome shotgun sequence, the window AAGATCAGCGAGTCACGGAGGAAGTAGCAGATGCTGTAGAAGGAGCTATTGTTGGCAAAAACTGGAGTGTAACTATAAATAGTTATTAAAATCCCATGGCCATGGCCAATGTTTGGATAAGTTAAGACAGGAATTCTACGGAGGGTTAAATATAAGGAagttattaaaagaaatatgtaATGCCGTAACCACGTTACACCACCAGATGGCGACAAAATACAATTGCAAAActcaagtttgttttctcagtcTCCAAGTACCGCTGTTTTCGAGGTGGCCACAAGGGGGCAGTataatatgtcattttttttctgtagaaattttcttcaaatatccGCTTAATCAAAgcgcttcaaaataaaagagactgtgttttggatttttttaatgcacagagaaattatatcgggtaaaaatgtttaaaaagttgtgtcacagtcaataaaagcattttatgtCCTCTTTGAATTAGTATAATAGACAGCAAAACAATATACCCAAgtaacaaaatattgttttttgcagTGACATATGTTTCATTatgatttgaaatgtttaaaggtCAATAcgttatttttgttcattttgaaaaaaattgtgagaAGTTGAAATTTCCAGacttttctttagattttttttatataatcagCCAtactttattagttttttttttttNNNNNNNNNNNNNNNNNNNNNNNNNNNNNNNNNNNNNNNNNNNNNNNNNNNNNNNNNNNAAAAAGAGAATCGCACCAAGGGTCATAATAATATACAGTGGttaaaaatttcacaaaaaatattttcaagtgATAGAGTAAAGTGACTAAGAAAGCAAATTCACAAATTTCTAATAAGTTCCCCTGGAAAGCTACAAATTCTCAAGGCTGCTGTTAGAAATTACCTAAAATTGCTTTTCAGACACCTGGGGTGTAAACGGCACATGAAAGATACAAAAGAATATAAAAcataagtaaaaatcaaaacGAAGTATAAATGCatggttttttgtttgtttgtttgtttgtttttttctttgtttgttttgggcaAAAAAGTGCATGCGATgttgaaatgtattaaaaaaatgtttggctttGTTAATTAAacgaatgttttatttttattagagatttttatcCCACAAACCAGAAGTGTCAGTGAGTTCGTGCTTTTATTTCGAAATTCTACCACAGGAAGTATCCCAGTTTCCGTAAATGTAGTTTTCACGCTCTGTTGTCATCCGTCGGTTAACCATCCTCTCACAACACTGTAACCGCTCCATCTGGAGTACACACAATGGGGCTGTAATGTCGCTTCCTATCAGAGCATCTTCTGAAGAGCACCGAGGCTGTGTATGGATCTAATGatgatgaaaaagaagaaattcaaGTTCCGGGTGGATTTCGAGCTTGACGAGCTGTCGTCGGTCCCTTTTGTCAACGGGGTTCTCTTCTGTAAAGTCAGGCTTCTAGACGGCGGGTTCTCCGAGGAGTCTTCCCGGTAACgatgttttgcttttatgatACACTGCGTTTAAGTCCTAGCATTTAACAGCGTTTAGCTTCTTCTGGGATTTATTTAGCTAACTTactgttaaacaaacaaaaactagttAATATCGAtcaattgtaacatttttttgcatgatgCTAACGACTGCTTTCACCAATTCagtccatttttatttcattttttttcacttgttggTGTTGTTGCGTTGCTAGTTTATGTGGTTCTGATTAAAAGTGATAAAATAAACAACCAACATGTTATCACTGTACACGTATTTGCATCTAAAACAACGTCTGGGGTGTATTTCAGATTTTGTTGCGTTTCACATCACGTTACTAGAGAAGCTAGCTAGTTTTCCATAACAATCACAATGCtaattttgtctaattttgtcaCTTTAGTTGCATTATTTTACAGTGCAAGGTtcataacaaaattaaaagtatgcatttctttatttcaccaTAAATGTGTTATATTATAgctatattcatttttttactagTATTACACGTACAAACTTAGTCTTTTTTACAGTCATAACTCTCATTGCGTTATAGCTATATTCCTTATATTTGTTTACATCTTGACTTATTTATGATAGTTTAGCCTCTAATGTAACAACAAAGgcacacatttatacatttgtttaaaaggtATATAACTGTAGTTCTGACATAAACTATTCATAATTTCTTGaaattaattgtgtttttacagtgGAGCTACTTAGTGCTTTAAAAGGGTAATTTGCAGTTAtccataatttatttatttctgctgGATAAAATAATACATGGTGTGATTTTGCTGtgagattacatttttaatgtatttaagcATCACAAAGAAGgagtgaaatattttaaaaagtttattacgcaaaaatgtgttttagattttaagtttcaataagatcatgaaaaaagaaaattatgcaGAATATACCACAGAGCATATTTATGATCTtgttctgttacactgatgtcaccacGGGTTATTAAGGGTTAagacttcttttttcttcttctctaaTTGTCCTGACAACAACTTTTCTCTGTGATGTGGACAGTTTGTTCCTTTGTATCAAAATCACAAACATCTCTAAtaacaaacagaacattctGCTGAGTGGATGTGAGCTCACCCtgaacactaaagaacaaattatgcTGATTTCACTGGAAGGAATTTCTAAAAAGCTAAACGTCCAAACCTCTTAATGTGAAACAAACATTCTTCTCACCCGAGGAGACTTCACAAATGTCAAGCATCTCACAGACAGGGTTCCTCCTGCAGCCCACATCAGTTTTCAAGCTGTGTCACAGCAGCAGTCAGAATAGcttctgcttctttttatgGATGCTCTGTTTCTTTGGTGgataaatgtgaattaaaatttaaaaagtacaattttgatCATTGTGAATTGGTTTAGTCTGTGTCATGCCGCTATTCGAACACATTCAAGCTTCAAACGTTCATCCTAACTCTGATTTGTTCTTCTCAAATCAAAGTGTATGCAGGAAATAATGAAGTTCTTGCACTGGAAGTTCGAAAAAGGGACAACGggataactttatttattcatgtaccTGCTAGAACTAAATAGATAAGAAGGAGGCTGAGTGAGGAGATGTAATGCATTTTGATGGGAACTCAGGAGGGGTCTGTTATAGACATCATTGTTTTTGTCAGGCTGATCTTTTTTACagctattgtttttttgtccctggtggaaaaaaagtttaaaaaaatcaaacttggATTGATACAATAGTTATTTTATTACTCAAAATCAGTTTAACTCTTTCTATCAATCAGGACCGTAACCAAAGTAAAATAAGCAAAAgcaaattgtttatttaaattgcaAGTTTATCATTGGATGTCTTTCCTAAGTACagtaatataaacatttttgttgaagccaaagtaaaaaaaaaaactgtcattgcAATTTCTGCGGTGTTAATATCCTGTTTCCTTTTATGCTGCACATTTCCTTCAATGTTTGCCGTGACCTCTGCTGAAAGCACGTTGgcaaatttgatgaaaaagatgagttttacacataaaaatatgtttaaaactttggtccttactttaaaaactgaacaattAATGCCACAAAAGGCTTTCATGTGAGGGATACTTCAGCTGAAACGCTAGTCCGCCACTTTGGAAAAAGAGACCTGTGATGCATGGAAGTGCGAGATGAAATTCCAGTTGTTCCAACAGAGGAAATGACCTACACCTTTTACTCAGAGTGACCCTGCAGCATCTGAGTCACGATTATGCTGTTATTGCTGACAGCATGACGTATAAGCTGAGCCTGAGCTCTTCTCTGGAGCCGGTTTTGGGCTTTCAgccataaattattttgtttgtaacattacacaaaagcagcagcagcattatTGTGCAATGAGACTGTTGATCAGTCGGCTTCatgcagaataaaaaacaagcttttcaaGTCTGTATCTTtacaaagttatttttgttctgatgCTTTTTCAAAGTTATATTAGTGACCCAGATATTAAAATCTGAGCTTTCAATCaatataattttgtgttttttatttgttcttttactGTCAAGatcctttaatgtttttttacctCCTTAAGTCGAGATCTTTTTATGCAagtttttcttctggttttcaTTTCTCTTCCACAGTTTTGACCTCAAATgagctttacttttttaaatccaagTCCTTTCATTGTTGCTCCTTAAATGAAGGCTCAGGTTTCACATAAAACTCAGAGACGTGTTCCAGGATTGAGGTCGTACTGCAGCGAGGCCATTTGACTACAGCTGCTCTCCATCAGAGAGCAGCTGTGGGGGAAAAGCGCCGGATCTGAACCGCGCTCAGAGATGAGCCGCAGACTATACCTTTAAACCCGGCTAGCTCTCACCGGCTGAAGCGCTTTCCGCGCACCGAGAAGTGCTTTGAGCCGCAGCGCAAACCGCAACTCCCAAAGCACTCCGTGTCCAGCTGGCTAGGAGTTCCCTCGCTATTAACTCCAGGAATTCACTGttggaaatgtaaaaaccttCAGATGAAGTCACTGTTTGTGAGACATTAGTCACACATCTGTTGtggatttctttttattttgttatccaGTTGAGTGATGGAGAAAAACACAGGCTTTCGTCAGGCGTAACCACCCTGTGAACACTTTCATTTAATCTCCTGTCTACAGCAGCCCTGTTTTTGTCACACGtttaattaacttatttttatttatctcgtAGGattcgttttcttttttttctctcccagcactcgaggcaaaaaaaaaaaaaaatgccaagtGCGGTTTGTGTCGAAACTCAGCGGCGTGTGGGCCGTACGCGCAGATTGGAGATGGTTAGGTGAGTGGGAGAGCAGAGGATGCCAAGTGAAAGAGAGGCCATCTGTGCCATCATGAGTCTTCTCACGTACACACTCCCTTCACCTCGCTCCATCCTCTTTCTGAGAGGAAGGCTACAAGTCACTTTCATCTCCATCCCAGGGTGAACGAGGATGCTGCATCCTCCAGCTCAACGCGCTCGTCGCCATTAGATCAGCTGTTTGGGAATCAATAGAAAGATTCATTATCTTGTTTATGGAATAGCGGGAGCAAGTGGATGATCATCAAGTAGGCTTTTTGTTGGGAGGTTAACCAGAGGAGAAATGCAGAATATCTTGAAccgaatatttattttttcaattatctAGATGGACTACCTTAAATTTGAAgctcccaaaaaacaaaaaacatagatgactaaaagaaagaaaatacaccAAACTTACTGTAAAATGTTACTAACAActtgatttataaatatttttctcttaaatttaattGAGAAAAAAGACACTCATCATTCCAGTTTCTTTCAGAAAATTCTCCTTATCCTGTAAGTTTCCTGCATGTGTCAATGAAATCAAGCCTCTAAAGGTATTTTAATTCTTGGAAATATCTCCCTACAGAGAGCCTGTGCAGGCCAACTGTGTTCGATGGAGGAAACAGTTTTCTTTCCCCTGCAAGATGAGTGCCAACGCGGGGACCGGAGTCCTGGACCCCTGTGTTTGCCGCGTGTCTGTCAGAAAGGTAGAATAAAAGGGAAACTCGTTTGACGTTTTCATCCAAAATGAAAGAAGTCGCTCAGATCAAGTTGAAGGTTGtggcaaaaaatgtctaattcttTGTGATTTTATGTGATTAATGTCAAATAAAAGTGCAAATGCTATATCAAACATTCATTTACTTAATCTTacattttagcaataaaatctgatgaaagcaaacaaacaaaaaacttttttttgtagttctGTCTATGACTGCATGCATTTTTAACCATCAAAATGtgagctttttatttcaatactcatatcaatataattttctttgtaGGAGCTGAAAGGCGGAAAGACCTATGCAAAggtattttataaaatatttgatcccatttattattttatcccATTTCAGTCCCCATAAAGCAACCTGCATCTTGGTAAACAGACATGGTAAGGTTGCAGGCTCTGTGTGCATGCAGACAGATGGCTTTCAGAGCCTGCAGGTTTATGCATGAAGTCATTATTTACCAAAACTCTTTTAGCATGTTCTAAACTTGTCTtgtaatgtttttacattttagttaacAAACCTACCAACTTTCAGACATTACAAAGTACCTTAAGGGTTTGACtcattatttgaattttttgtgtcaaagttCCTGACAGAACAATTCTCTAGAGACATAAAAGTTTCTTTCGTTTTCATTCTGTCTGTTGCAGCTGGGTTTTGCAGATTTGAATTTAGCAGAGTTTGCCGGCTCAGGAAATACAACTCGCAGATGCTTGTTGGAAGGCTACGACACCAAAAACACTCGCCAAGATAACTCCATCCTTAAGGTAAAATATCCAAAGCAGCAGTATGTTTTTCCCCCTTTTAGAATGTGGACATCGAaagtttaaattacatttcagtTCACTGTTTTTAACAGTAACTGTTGCCACATGTCTCTTTTGTTACGTTTGTCAGTTTCCAAAATGATTATTGTTTCTACATAGGATATGAAAGGAACGCTGGAATTTGGGTGTTTTGAAAACCATCAGCTGCTTcctaaaactccaaattattttCATGTTGGTGTTAAACATTCTGGCTGGTTTTAAATCAACATTGTTTTTACAGGTTATCATCGGTACTCAGCTCATGTCAGGCGATCCCTGTTTTAAAACGTAAGTTTAAAGAAATATcttagtttagtttttagctattgtgcatattttatgactaattttctgcattgtGAAAactaccggcatgaagcccaatgaggcaaatttcctttgtgatattgggctatataaataaaattgaattgaacgcATATATTCAGTGCACATTTCTTTTTCCAGTCCTTACTTTTCCTTGTTTTACCTATAagtaatttttgtgtttcttgcgTCGTCAGGCCCCCCTCCACTGCCACGGTGATTGGGATCCAGAGTGATGGAGAGAGTCTGCTGGAGGAGAGAAGGGGAGGAGACTCACAGAAAGGCTGCTCTGGTGAGAACGGTCACCTCCCGTCAGCTCTGCTTAGTCATCTGCGTGGctttcccagaagtcttagaGGCAGTGTTCCGGTTTTGAGATTTTGCTCCATATCTGAGGTTGACATTTGTCTTAACCTCGTGCTCACTTTTGCTGCTGGGTCTTTGTTAATTCACACTGCAGAATGATCTGCTAAATTAGGTCAATGTGATAAACAAATATGTGAAGAgtcactttaaagaaaacaaattattcaagtGATGGAAAAAACTGTTCTGACCTAGTTTGAtcatgttttggtttgttaATTTTAGGAATGTGCCTCAGCTTTCTGGACCAAGTTAAACACGTTAAACCAAAACCTGAACCAGTTTCCATCCCTGCAGGACTTCCACCTCAGATCGTTTCCTTTTTCGGATCCAAAGCAGACAGTCCTTCAAAAAACCTTCTGCAGACCAAGCTAGACTagaagcaaaactttattgttgtCAAAGAATTTACAATTTACATTCTGTGACCCAATCTTCTTAAAACGTCATTTTATAAGTGAACATGTGCCTTCTTTTGCACTTGGCCCTCTTGTGTTTATCATTTATTGAATCAGCTGGTTGAAACCATGTTGCAGTTTGCAGCAACATTATGCTTCACAAGCTAAGTGAGTGCTTTCTATGCGCCTGCCACTCCCGTTTCCATAAACTCCTCCGTTACAGCTGTCCCCTTGTGCCGTCCTTCCCTTCTGTTTCGGCCTTCCCCTTCTGGAGCTGAGCTCGTGTGTTCATGTGTGAACTCATCGCTGTGTCGACGGCTTGTTCTTCCTTTAGGCTTTGGAGACTAAAAAGCGCTTTCATGTATAATTtaaactatcttttttttttgattaactCCAATCTGTTCTGACCTGTGGGCTTTCATGTGGTTAAAAATAGGACTGTGTGCACGTTTATTTTGAAGGGGGGTGGTAGTGGGTTATCAGGCAATGCTCTTTTTGTTCTGATTATCTTTCCATCCATGTTCTGGTGTGTTTTATGTGTAGAAAAAGATGCTATAGCCctgcaaaaagattttttttaacgctACTTTAACAGAATAGAGGAATAGTAGCTACTAGGGGGTTGTATTGACAAGAGTCTAGCAATACGGTACATATTTTCAATACACATCTCACtgtacgatatgtatcgtaatatatattccaagactattctagaacaatttttcacaactttttttttactgatgacCTGCCGTGCAGCTGCATTGCTTCACTTGTTTTTATCTGAGCCCGTTATGAAGCACCGCAATCCGCGTTTTTACATGATACTGGTAGCAACATGGCTCAGAGTTTTGGTTTGGGACCCAAGTAAAAACGAAGAAGTACacgtctcataacaacaaaaaccatgaGGAATTTAACACACTGGTCTCACaagattttcctgtttttttggtgcagtgtagagctgctcaaagggGCTCAGTGTGCCacgctgccaactagtggttgggggtttaggtaaaaaacaaaagtaagacacagaaggacactcataaataattacataaatATCAGCCAGTTGAAACATCGTGACATATTGTCGAATCACCCTTAGTGGCTGTCTATcgccttcattttttattttttttgcctaaacCAGAACAGTTTGCGTCCACGTTCACCCGTATCCTTTAATCTCAAAGAAGCTGAATTAGACGACAGATTGTGTAAggccaacataaaaaaaaagcagctgtcTGAGTCAGCTGGGCAGATTTCCTCACAATAACTAGCTTTTTCTGTGCTTTATTGTTCAGAATATCAGCTGTTTGCCTTTGTTCTGCTCGTTTCAGGGGAGAGCCGGGAAGGGAAATGCCCCGTTGTGTCAGAAGATCTGGGGGGCTGTGGCCATTCCCGAACATCCAGCTACGCCAGCCAGCAGTCCAAACTctcaggtagaaaaaaaaaaaaatacagatcagatcagatgatACTGATAAAGATCAGATGAAGCTCTAATGGTTCTTTCATATGGaactttaaaatgcattttctgcTACTTTATAAGATTTAGTTAACCTGACATTAGCTTGTAGGAAGTTACTTCCTTGTTGAAACCTTGTAGTATTCCCCTTTGATATGTTCGATCCATTTCCTGGAGACACAATGGCTGCAAGTATTTCATGTCTACTGTAGTTTTTGGTAACTTCTGAGGattaattaaggatttttatttttttttggccttaaTGTGTGCCTCTAACACTTCCTGCTTCCATCAGGCTACAGCACAAGTCACTCCCGCTCCTCCAGCATGTCAGAGGTCTCCCACAGGAGGAACCACTCAGTGGGCAGCGCCTCCACAGGTATCGGCAGCATCCCGGAGCCCAGCGAGGACAGAGAGTCCAGACCCTGTCCCGCTCTGCCTGAACACCCGGACCACACGGGAGTCGCCGGCGATCCTCCAGGCACGCCAGTTAAGAGCGCCTCATCCTGTGAACCTCTGAGCAGGTGAACAtttgcacaaatgaaaggaGCTCAAATTGTTAAAGGTGAAAATAGGCAGAGAGAAAAGCCATTAGAGTAGCAGTATTAACGAGAAAATCTCGACTCACACTTCTCACTGCTCAGGAAGTAGACATCAGACGGTTGGAGTGTAGGAAGCAGGGTTGTGGTTTTGATGAGGTGACGCTTTGGACTTTGAAGAAATGTGATCATTTTCAGTAACGTAAAGCCTTAGAAGTTTGACTAGACATGAGATCACCTCAAAGATCTGTCACGATCTCCTCGTTCTTGTTGAACCGCAGTCAGCCACATTTTACTCTACTAAGTTTGTTTCTGACTTTTTGATAATGAGATGTTTTGAGACATTGAATatgcaaatgtaaaaacagctttttgcaACCACATCTAGTTGCTGAGAGATCGCTGCAACAGTTAGACCAAACAAGGAATTGCAATAAGACAGGAAGTTCTGCATCAGCAGAGACTTGTCACCCTATTAACCTCTTGCAAATCAGCcatctgtctttttctttttagatttggtTCCTTCACAAgttaactaaaaatatatactatattgtatttattattaatcttttaagGCTCCAGAATAATCTACAGAAATGTGAGGCTTTAAACCCCTTCTGTGTAATTCCttcttttactttgacacaAAAATCTAAAGTAAAGATGAGTAAGCTGACAGAAGTGAAAGTGACCTTCTTAAACTGCTGCAAGAAGGGCTTTTACAAACCACTCAACCTTGAAGAGTTATTTGCAGAAACTGTTTTGTATGGCgggaataaataaatcaaacttataGTTTTTGACAGCTATGAACTTACATTTGTTTGTAGCAGGCAGGGTTTAGTCCCAGTGGGACGCTCCGCCTTTGATAATCATTTCTGTGTCAAGTTTTAATCTGCACCACACAGTTTTTGGACAGACAGGTGATTCCAAATTGTTACTTCCGAAACtcagtttgttaaaaactaCATACAAAGCCTGTTTAATATTTTCGAGATGCAACATTTTTGAGTAGTTGTAGAGCATCATAAAATCCTTTCTTAATGCGTTAACTAAGTGCAGATTTGAATTTGCTATCaaaatgaagctgaaagttTGCAAAAAGAGTAAGAGTGCCTCTGAACTAAATAGGTTAATGTCGAGGCTGGAGAACAAGGTGATTTTATTCTGAACTGGGTCGTCACCATTAAATATCCTCCTCCGCCACAAAGGAGGTGCAACAGCaggagagcagcagctgctgtgctCGGGACAAAAAGAACACTTCCATATTTTTTCCACATAGCTTTCTTCACTTATCTTTAtgttaaatattattataaatggTTTTGTATTTGAATTGTTAGACGAAGTAGCTCtattttacaaaacagaaagagcttttctttttttctgctatacAGTGGgccaaaaagtatttagtcgGCCAACAATTGTACAAGTTCGAGATAAAACAAGGTTAGATGAAACCAATTTTGGTTTCATCTAACCAAAGAGAAgttgcttgtttgtaggtgaccaaatacttattttccaccataatttactaAATACTGTTTTCCCCCACTGCAGGTCTAAACTGTTGGctccaaaaatattgttttcaaatcactttttttcttatctcagctggaaatttacttttttttttttctttttggggtgttttatcattgtctttgtgtttaatttgtaaaatgtgCAGTGCTTTGATCATTTCCTCTTCACCCTGAAGGACTTCATCATAAAAACTGATGATGATGCTGTAGGTTCACATTTCAAAGAGATCAGGTTCCAACA includes:
- the fam102bb gene encoding protein FAM102B; this encodes MDLMMMKKKKFKFRVDFELDELSSVPFVNGVLFCKVRLLDGGFSEESSREPVQANCVRWRKQFSFPCKMSANAGTGVLDPCVCRVSVRKELKGGKTYAKLGFADLNLAEFAGSGNTTRRCLLEGYDTKNTRQDNSILKVIIGTQLMSGDPCFKTPPSTATVIGIQSDGESLLEERRGGDSQKGCSGESREGKCPVVSEDLGGCGHSRTSSYASQQSKLSGYSTSHSRSSSMSEVSHRRNHSVGSASTGIGSIPEPSEDRESRPCPALPEHPDHTGVAGDPPGTPVKSASSCEPLSRHPVKQDSMESQLKRMDDTRVDADDVVEKILQSQDFTPSLLDSSAEEEGLRLFVGPGGSTALGSHRLPTRVGAGAYEQVVMKR